Proteins encoded in a region of the Flavobacterium sp. PMTSA4 genome:
- a CDS encoding AMP-binding protein, translating into MKHYTDNFAHNSLPSLDLQPDYVFLDLPQFSHPELLNCVDKLLDNHIKEGRGNNVCIRSFEETWTYQDLFEKANQIAHVLVDDLGLVSGNRVLLRSANNPMMVACWYAVLKAGGIVVATMPLLRSKELTTIIDCAEISIALCDSELKEEMNAVKSPFLKKTSFYRNGDLEVLMQSKPKTFSNFHSKADSVALIGFTSGTTGLPKMTSHYHKDILNICEAFPQYSLQPTQDDIFIGSPPIGFTFGLGGLVLFPMYFGASTFLIEKPSPDLLLKAIDEHKVSICFTAPTAWRILTTKLNEYNISSLRKCVSAGETLPLQVWNDWYETTGLKIIDGIGATEMLHIFISSNEQNMKPGATGVAITGYEAKIIDVDGNEVARNEPGRLAVRGITGCKYLNRIEKQKEYVENGWNITGDIFRQDEEGYFYFVARGDDMIISSGYNIAAIEVESVLLTHEHVLECAVVGLPDEERGMIVTAYVVLKDYNQASNQLAKEMQDWFKVNAAPYKYPRLLYFVEALPKTETGKIQRFKLKS; encoded by the coding sequence ATGAAACATTACACAGATAACTTTGCACACAATAGCCTGCCAAGCTTAGACTTGCAACCTGATTATGTTTTTCTCGATTTACCACAATTCAGTCATCCTGAGCTATTGAACTGTGTCGATAAATTGTTGGACAATCACATCAAAGAAGGTCGTGGAAACAACGTATGCATTCGCTCTTTTGAAGAAACTTGGACATATCAAGATTTGTTTGAAAAAGCTAACCAGATAGCCCATGTGCTTGTAGATGATTTAGGATTGGTTTCTGGAAATAGAGTTTTATTACGTTCTGCTAACAACCCTATGATGGTCGCTTGTTGGTACGCCGTTTTAAAAGCTGGAGGAATTGTTGTGGCAACAATGCCGTTACTTCGCTCAAAAGAATTAACCACAATTATCGATTGCGCCGAAATTTCCATAGCACTTTGTGATAGCGAATTGAAGGAAGAAATGAATGCTGTGAAATCACCATTTCTGAAAAAAACAAGTTTCTATCGCAACGGAGATTTGGAAGTGTTAATGCAATCTAAACCAAAGACATTCAGTAATTTTCATTCCAAAGCTGATAGCGTTGCTTTAATAGGTTTCACTTCAGGAACGACAGGTTTGCCTAAAATGACTTCGCATTACCACAAAGACATTTTAAACATTTGCGAAGCCTTTCCGCAATACTCATTACAACCAACACAAGATGATATTTTCATCGGAAGTCCGCCAATAGGTTTTACGTTTGGATTGGGCGGATTGGTTTTATTCCCGATGTATTTTGGTGCTTCTACCTTTTTAATCGAAAAACCAAGTCCTGATTTATTACTAAAAGCCATAGACGAACATAAAGTCTCCATTTGCTTTACCGCACCAACGGCTTGGCGCATTTTAACAACTAAACTTAACGAATACAACATTTCAAGCTTACGCAAATGTGTCTCGGCTGGCGAAACATTGCCGTTACAAGTTTGGAACGATTGGTATGAAACCACAGGTTTAAAAATAATTGATGGTATTGGCGCTACCGAAATGTTACATATTTTTATTTCCTCAAACGAACAAAACATGAAACCTGGCGCTACAGGTGTAGCCATTACAGGATATGAAGCCAAGATTATTGATGTCGATGGAAATGAAGTAGCAAGAAATGAACCTGGGAGATTGGCTGTTCGTGGTATAACGGGTTGTAAATATTTAAACCGTATTGAAAAACAAAAAGAATATGTAGAAAACGGTTGGAACATCACTGGCGATATTTTCAGGCAAGATGAAGAAGGTTATTTCTACTTTGTGGCTCGTGGTGACGACATGATTATTTCATCAGGTTACAACATTGCCGCCATTGAAGTTGAAAGTGTTTTGTTAACACATGAACACGTTTTAGAATGTGCGGTTGTAGGTTTACCCGATGAAGAACGAGGAATGATTGTTACCGCATATGTTGTACTAAAAGACTACAACCAAGCTTCAAATCAGTTAGCAAAAGAAATGCAGGATTGGTTTAAAGTAAACGCTGCTCCTTATAAATACCCAAGGCTACTCTACTTTGTAGAAGCATTACCCAAAACCGAAACCGGAAAAATTCAACGTTTTAAATTAAAATCATGA
- a CDS encoding FMN-binding glutamate synthase family protein, whose protein sequence is MRKAFLVISFTILCITGLLIYVNWKFSFLLMIFVPLILMGLYDMFQSKKTIRRNFPLLGRMRYLLESLGPEIRQYFIETDLDGKPFNRLQRDIVYQRSKKEPDSMPFGTQLDVYKDGYEWINHSINAISFSKTNENPRVRIGSSQCEKPYDASLFNISAMSFGSLSKNAIIALNNGAKQGGFYHNTGEGGLSPYHLQGGDVVWNIGTGYFSCRNQDGTFCFDEFTKRATLDNVKMIEIKFSQGAKPGHGGILPKEKVTDEIAAIRLVSKGHDIISPPAHSAFKTPLELMEFIKLLRNGSGGKPIGMKICIGNKSEFISICKAMTETKTYFDFITVDGGEGGTGAAPQEYSDHVGMPLRDAVAFVYDCLNGFDIKDQIKIIASGKVITGFDIIRNLSLGADLCNSARGMMFALGCIQALECHANTCPTGVATQNPDLMKGLVPEEKSVRVARFQHETVKSAVDLMSSAGLAHPDDVTREMVTTRIDRNKVETFAQTFPELETGCMLQEATVPKDFLYFWKKASVDKF, encoded by the coding sequence ATGAGAAAAGCATTTCTGGTCATAAGTTTTACCATTTTATGCATTACTGGACTCTTAATCTATGTAAACTGGAAATTCAGTTTCTTGCTTATGATTTTTGTTCCATTAATTCTGATGGGATTATACGATATGTTTCAATCCAAAAAAACTATTCGCAGAAACTTTCCTCTCTTGGGCAGAATGCGTTATTTATTAGAAAGTCTTGGACCAGAAATAAGACAATATTTTATTGAAACTGATTTAGACGGAAAACCATTTAACCGATTACAAAGAGATATTGTTTACCAACGAAGTAAAAAAGAACCCGATTCTATGCCTTTCGGAACACAATTAGATGTTTACAAAGATGGTTATGAATGGATTAATCATAGTATTAACGCAATCTCTTTTTCAAAAACCAATGAAAATCCAAGAGTTCGAATAGGTTCAAGTCAATGCGAGAAACCTTATGATGCCAGCTTGTTCAACATCAGTGCGATGAGTTTTGGTTCTTTGAGCAAAAATGCCATCATCGCCTTAAATAACGGAGCAAAACAAGGTGGTTTTTATCACAATACAGGCGAAGGTGGATTATCACCTTATCATTTGCAAGGCGGAGATGTGGTTTGGAATATAGGAACAGGATATTTTAGTTGCCGCAATCAAGACGGAACATTTTGTTTTGATGAATTTACCAAAAGAGCCACTTTAGACAACGTGAAAATGATTGAGATTAAATTCTCTCAAGGTGCAAAACCTGGTCATGGTGGAATTTTACCCAAAGAAAAAGTAACCGATGAAATTGCAGCAATTAGATTGGTTTCAAAAGGACACGATATCATTTCTCCACCAGCACATTCTGCTTTCAAAACTCCTTTAGAGTTAATGGAGTTCATAAAATTGCTTCGCAATGGCTCGGGTGGAAAACCTATTGGGATGAAAATTTGCATTGGTAATAAATCTGAATTCATTTCCATCTGTAAAGCTATGACTGAAACCAAAACCTATTTTGACTTCATTACAGTTGATGGTGGCGAAGGCGGAACTGGAGCTGCACCTCAAGAATATTCAGACCATGTTGGCATGCCGTTGCGCGATGCCGTTGCTTTTGTTTATGATTGCTTAAATGGATTTGATATTAAAGACCAAATTAAAATTATTGCTAGTGGAAAAGTAATAACTGGTTTCGACATTATTAGAAATCTATCTTTAGGTGCTGATTTATGCAATTCAGCTCGCGGGATGATGTTTGCCCTAGGTTGCATACAAGCTTTAGAATGTCATGCAAATACTTGTCCAACTGGAGTGGCAACTCAAAATCCTGATTTAATGAAAGGTTTGGTACCCGAAGAAAAAAGTGTTCGTGTAGCGCGTTTTCAACACGAAACCGTAAAAAGTGCGGTCGATTTAATGTCGTCAGCAGGATTGGCACATCCCGATGATGTAACCCGAGAAATGGTAACCACAAGAATAGACCGAAACAAAGTAGAAACATTTGCACAAACGTTCCCAGAACTGGAAACAGGATGCATGCTTCAAGAAGCTACCGTTCCCAAAGATTTTTTGTACTTTTGGAAGAAAGCTAGCGTTGATAAATTTTAA
- a CDS encoding carbon-nitrogen hydrolase family protein has translation MDFKKFKAATVQTSPVFLNVEKTIDKAISFIKEASENGAQLIAFPEVFVAGYPYWNWIMTPVQGSKWYEQLYKNAVAVNDAAMQSLYQAAKDYNIHVVIGINERGNSYGEIYNTNLIINNKGELIGKHRKLVPTWAEKLTWTSGDGSSLKVYDTEIGPIGTLACGENTNTLARFTLLSQGELIHIANYISLPVAPPDYNMAEAIKIRAAAHSFEGKLFTIVSCSTISKEIMKAMKDDVPNVEELLTRKNSAFSGFIGPNGAVIGKPLIDDEGIIYADIDLEKCIQPKQMHDILGHYNRFDIFDLRVNTAPTRKITFIDNHEEFNKK, from the coding sequence ATGGACTTCAAAAAATTCAAAGCCGCAACCGTACAAACATCACCTGTTTTTCTTAATGTAGAGAAGACAATTGATAAAGCGATTTCATTCATCAAAGAAGCTAGTGAAAATGGAGCACAATTAATTGCGTTTCCAGAAGTTTTTGTAGCAGGCTATCCGTATTGGAATTGGATAATGACACCTGTTCAAGGTAGTAAATGGTATGAGCAATTATATAAAAACGCTGTAGCTGTAAACGATGCAGCTATGCAATCTCTATATCAAGCAGCAAAAGATTATAACATTCATGTCGTTATCGGAATCAACGAACGTGGCAACAGTTATGGTGAAATTTACAACACCAATCTAATCATCAATAACAAAGGAGAACTCATTGGAAAACACAGAAAACTGGTGCCAACCTGGGCAGAAAAACTCACTTGGACTTCAGGTGATGGTTCGTCTTTGAAAGTATATGATACCGAAATTGGTCCAATTGGAACATTGGCTTGTGGAGAAAATACCAATACATTAGCGCGTTTCACGTTGTTATCGCAAGGCGAATTAATACATATTGCCAATTACATTTCACTTCCGGTGGCACCACCAGATTATAACATGGCGGAAGCAATAAAAATTAGAGCTGCAGCCCATTCTTTTGAAGGCAAACTATTCACTATTGTTTCGTGTTCAACCATTTCAAAAGAAATCATGAAAGCCATGAAAGATGATGTGCCCAATGTGGAAGAATTATTGACACGTAAAAATTCTGCTTTCTCTGGATTTATCGGCCCAAATGGTGCTGTAATTGGTAAACCTTTAATTGATGACGAAGGCATTATTTACGCAGATATTGATTTAGAAAAATGCATTCAGCCTAAACAAATGCACGATATATTAGGGCATTATAACCGTTTTGACATTTTTGATTTACGAGTAAACACTGCTCCTACAAGAAAGATTACCTTTATAGACAATCACGAAGAATTTAATAAAAAGTAA
- a CDS encoding acyl-CoA thioesterase, which produces MNQPFIKQEKIRFKHIDYAGIVFYPRFLEMLNDLVEDWFEEALQRPFSKMHETNGIPTVDLKVQFKNPARLGETLTKKLWVKELKTSSILCGFQYVNQENKTVLEGEVTLVNVKIEEDRKTIKAEAFNEEMKSRIEKYTI; this is translated from the coding sequence ATGAACCAACCTTTTATAAAACAAGAAAAAATACGCTTTAAACATATTGATTACGCTGGTATCGTTTTCTATCCTCGTTTTCTAGAAATGCTGAATGACTTGGTAGAAGATTGGTTTGAAGAAGCATTACAAAGACCTTTTTCTAAAATGCATGAAACCAACGGAATTCCAACAGTAGATTTGAAAGTGCAATTTAAAAACCCAGCGCGTTTAGGGGAAACACTAACTAAAAAACTATGGGTTAAAGAATTGAAAACCTCATCAATACTATGTGGATTTCAATATGTTAACCAAGAAAACAAAACAGTACTTGAAGGTGAAGTCACTCTAGTAAACGTAAAAATTGAAGAAGACAGAAAAACAATTAAAGCAGAAGCTTTTAATGAGGAAATGAAAAGTAGAATTGAAAAATATACAATCTAA
- a CDS encoding cupin domain-containing protein, with amino-acid sequence MNENHSDDQYGRARVQDSPELIAYYKELETLGAGALWTVANDIEPWEPRSSSVPMLWKYDDLRELVVKSSELVTPEQAGRRVVYLVNDKRKDVSAAVGWLYTGIQVTRPGESTSAHRHKASALRFIMEGEGGYTVVDGNKIMFEVNDFVITPNSTWHEHGVDANGKMCIWQDGLDIPLVNALEANDYAVFDGKQPLEQEINYSPLAYGCAGLIPADVTWEKPYSPLFKYSWKEVYPTLLETLKVKPINPIDGIMMQYSNPLTGGHVMQTMGASMQLLPAGFKGKAHKHTGSFVYQCAKGKGYSIINGQRFDWKERDIFCVPSWAWHEHHNASESEDACLFSFNDLPTIEKLGLYQEKNYTENNGHQSI; translated from the coding sequence ATGAACGAAAACCATTCAGACGATCAATATGGCAGAGCAAGAGTTCAAGATTCACCTGAACTGATCGCTTATTACAAAGAGCTGGAAACACTTGGCGCAGGAGCTTTATGGACGGTTGCCAATGATATTGAACCATGGGAACCAAGAAGTTCATCAGTACCAATGCTTTGGAAATATGATGATTTACGCGAATTGGTGGTTAAATCATCCGAGTTAGTAACTCCTGAGCAAGCAGGAAGACGCGTGGTTTACCTAGTAAACGACAAACGAAAAGATGTCTCGGCAGCTGTAGGCTGGTTATATACAGGAATTCAAGTAACACGCCCAGGTGAAAGCACTTCGGCTCACAGACACAAAGCTTCGGCATTGCGTTTCATCATGGAAGGCGAAGGCGGATATACTGTTGTTGATGGTAATAAAATCATGTTTGAAGTAAATGATTTTGTGATTACACCAAATTCAACATGGCATGAACATGGTGTTGATGCTAACGGGAAAATGTGTATTTGGCAAGATGGTTTGGATATTCCATTAGTGAATGCTTTAGAAGCAAATGATTACGCAGTTTTTGATGGAAAGCAACCATTGGAACAAGAAATCAATTATTCACCTTTGGCTTATGGTTGTGCAGGATTAATTCCTGCAGATGTGACTTGGGAAAAACCATATTCGCCACTATTCAAATATTCTTGGAAAGAAGTATACCCAACTTTATTGGAAACTTTAAAAGTTAAACCTATAAATCCAATAGATGGAATTATGATGCAGTATTCCAACCCATTAACTGGTGGTCATGTAATGCAGACTATGGGTGCAAGCATGCAATTATTACCTGCAGGCTTCAAAGGAAAAGCACACAAACATACGGGTTCATTTGTGTACCAGTGTGCAAAAGGAAAAGGTTACTCTATCATCAACGGACAACGTTTTGACTGGAAAGAACGCGATATATTCTGTGTTCCAAGTTGGGCTTGGCACGAACATCATAATGCGTCAGAGAGTGAAGATGCATGTTTGTTTTCCTTTAACGATTTACCTACTATCGAAAAATTAGGGTTGTATCAGGAAAAAAATTATACCGAAAATAACGGACATCAATCAATTTAA